One region of Peribacillus simplex genomic DNA includes:
- a CDS encoding thiamine diphosphokinase produces MIISIMAGGPECFWPDLTWYKEMTDLWVGVDRGVWALLEKGIEPKYGFGDFDSVSEDEYKKIEQTLEQINLYSSEKDETDLEIAFKWALGQKPSEIHILGGTGGRMDHFLGNIQLLQKESVLPFHEDIDIYIVDQQNIFTVKTAGSYEVAALKDKKYMSLLPVTAEVSGITLSGFKYPLSDASLEMGSTLCISNELISESGNVSFEKGILMVIRSSD; encoded by the coding sequence ATGATTATTAGTATAATGGCTGGAGGTCCGGAATGTTTTTGGCCGGATCTGACGTGGTATAAGGAGATGACTGATCTTTGGGTCGGGGTTGACAGGGGAGTCTGGGCCTTGCTTGAAAAAGGTATCGAACCTAAGTACGGTTTTGGGGATTTTGATTCAGTTTCGGAAGATGAATATAAGAAGATTGAGCAAACACTGGAACAAATCAATCTATATTCTTCAGAAAAGGATGAAACGGATTTAGAAATTGCATTTAAATGGGCTCTAGGGCAAAAACCAAGTGAAATTCACATTCTGGGCGGTACAGGGGGAAGAATGGATCATTTTCTTGGTAATATCCAGCTGCTCCAAAAAGAAAGTGTCCTCCCTTTTCATGAAGACATTGATATATACATAGTCGATCAGCAAAATATATTCACAGTGAAAACAGCGGGTTCATATGAGGTCGCTGCTTTGAAAGATAAGAAATACATGTCATTGCTCCCAGTAACGGCGGAAGTCAGCGGCATTACACTATCAGGCTTCAAATACCCACTGAGTGATGCAAGCCTGGAAATGGGTTCGACGCTTTGCATCAGCAATGAACTAATTTCCGAATCTGGGAATGTTTCATTTGAGAAAGGCATATTAATGGTGATAAGAAGCAGTGATTAA
- the spoVM gene encoding stage V sporulation protein SpoVM, protein MKFYTIKLPKVLGSLVRAMLGAFKKG, encoded by the coding sequence ATGAAATTTTATACGATTAAATTGCCAAAAGTTCTGGGCAGTTTGGTAAGGGCTATGCTCGGAGCGTTTAAAAAAGGCTGA
- the rpmB gene encoding 50S ribosomal protein L28 — MARKCVITGRRTRSGNSRSHAMNASKRTWGANLQKVRILVDGKPKRVYVSARALKSGKVERV, encoded by the coding sequence ATGGCACGTAAATGTGTAATCACTGGAAGAAGAACTCGTTCTGGTAACAGCCGCTCTCACGCAATGAACGCTAGCAAGCGTACATGGGGCGCTAACCTTCAAAAAGTACGTATTTTAGTTGACGGTAAACCTAAACGTGTATACGTTTCTGCAAGAGCTCTTAAATCGGGCAAAGTAGAACGCGTATAA
- the sdaAB gene encoding L-serine ammonia-lyase, iron-sulfur-dependent subunit beta, with translation MKYRSVFDIIGPVMIGPSSSHTAGAARIGRVARHLFDREPKWAHISFYGSFAKTYKGHGTDVAIVGGLLDFDTFDERIKESLEIARKKKMKITFREEEAVPEHPNTAKITVGDDDGELELVGISIGGGKIEIVELNGFKLRLSGHNPAILVVHDDRFGAIANVSNILAKHQINIGQMEVSRKEKGKMALMTIEVDHNLEDQVINEITALPNITQVARIVD, from the coding sequence ATGAAATATAGAAGTGTGTTCGATATAATTGGTCCTGTTATGATTGGTCCCTCTAGTTCCCATACAGCAGGGGCTGCAAGAATCGGTAGGGTTGCCAGGCATTTATTCGACCGGGAACCTAAATGGGCCCATATTTCTTTTTACGGATCGTTTGCTAAAACCTATAAAGGCCATGGAACGGATGTAGCCATTGTAGGAGGCTTACTTGATTTTGATACATTTGATGAGAGAATCAAAGAATCGCTGGAAATAGCCCGGAAAAAGAAAATGAAAATCACTTTTCGTGAAGAAGAAGCCGTGCCGGAACACCCCAATACAGCAAAAATAACGGTGGGGGATGATGATGGCGAACTGGAACTTGTCGGTATATCGATTGGCGGGGGGAAAATTGAAATTGTCGAACTGAATGGGTTTAAATTGAGGCTATCCGGCCACAATCCTGCCATACTCGTCGTTCATGATGATCGATTTGGTGCCATTGCCAATGTTTCAAACATTTTAGCCAAGCATCAAATCAATATTGGACAGATGGAAGTCTCCCGTAAAGAGAAAGGGAAGATGGCCTTGATGACCATTGAAGTGGATCATAACTTGGAGGATCAGGTCATCAACGAAATAACAGCGCTCCCCAATATCACTCAAGTAGCGAGGATTGTTGATTGA
- the rpe gene encoding ribulose-phosphate 3-epimerase: MVKIAPSILSANFAKLGEEILDVERGGADLIHIDVMDGHFVPNITIGPLIVDAIRPVTKLPLDVHLMIAQPDRYIEAFAKAGADYITVHLEACTHLHRTIQLIKSFGVKAGVVLNPATPASLIQPIIEDIDMVLLMTVNPGFGGQKFITSVLPKIAEVKAMAEMYNQNLEIEIDGGVNEETAKLCIEQGATVLVAGSAIYNQEDRHAAIQKIRGK, from the coding sequence ATGGTTAAAATCGCACCATCCATTTTATCAGCTAACTTTGCAAAATTGGGGGAAGAAATTCTAGATGTAGAAAGGGGCGGAGCGGATTTAATCCATATAGATGTCATGGATGGACATTTCGTGCCGAATATTACGATAGGTCCGTTAATCGTCGATGCTATCCGACCGGTGACGAAACTTCCGCTTGATGTTCACTTAATGATTGCACAACCTGATCGTTATATCGAGGCATTTGCGAAAGCAGGAGCCGATTATATAACTGTGCATTTAGAGGCATGCACCCATTTGCATCGGACGATCCAATTGATTAAATCTTTTGGTGTAAAGGCAGGAGTGGTGCTTAATCCAGCCACACCAGCTTCCTTGATCCAACCTATAATTGAAGATATTGATATGGTATTGTTGATGACAGTTAACCCGGGTTTTGGCGGGCAAAAGTTCATTACATCCGTACTGCCCAAAATTGCCGAGGTGAAGGCGATGGCAGAAATGTATAATCAAAATCTGGAAATAGAGATTGATGGTGGAGTAAACGAAGAAACGGCTAAACTATGTATTGAACAAGGGGCGACAGTCCTGGTGGCCGGATCGGCAATCTATAATCAAGAAGATCGACACGCAGCAATTCAAAAGATTCGGGGAAAGTGA
- a CDS encoding DAK2 domain-containing protein: MSITSLNGKRFAEMIIQGSNHLAANAQMVDALNVFPVPDGDTGTNMNLSMTSGAKEVQNNVQEHIGKVGTSLSRGLLMGARGNSGVILSQLFRGFAKAIEHKSEINSEEFAQAFEAGVQTAYKAVMKPVEGTILTVAKDAAKQAVSSAANHQDLIQVMEEIVTEANASLKRTPDLLPVLKEVGVVDSGGQGLVFVYEGFLAVLKGEALPVRSANGPSMDDMINAEHHMNVQGHMNTEDILYGYCTEFMVRLESEKLANKSFDEEKFRNDLSEYGDSLLVISDDEVVKVHIHSEQPGTCLNYGQQYGSLIKLKIDNMREQHTAIVGESNTSLQTKPSTKEKYGVVSVAMGAGISELFKSIGAKSVIEGGQTMNPSTEDIVKAVEEAYADHVIILPNNKNIIMAANQAADVLGDHVTVIPTKTVPQGMAALLAFNPSLDAEENKKAMIEALSHVKTGQITYAVRDTSIDGLAIETGDFMGIAEGTIKVKDKDMTQAAKDLLSDMIDEESEILTILYGEDATAEDVEGLVAFCNENFEDVEVEVHNGKQPLYSFIFSIE, from the coding sequence GTGTCAATTACAAGTTTAAACGGAAAGCGCTTTGCCGAAATGATCATTCAAGGTTCCAACCATTTAGCGGCAAACGCCCAAATGGTTGATGCGTTGAATGTTTTCCCTGTTCCAGATGGAGATACTGGGACGAATATGAATTTATCGATGACTTCCGGAGCGAAGGAAGTGCAAAATAACGTCCAGGAACATATTGGGAAAGTGGGTACATCTCTTTCAAGAGGACTGTTAATGGGCGCTCGCGGGAATTCAGGTGTTATCCTTTCTCAACTTTTTCGCGGTTTTGCTAAAGCGATTGAACATAAATCGGAAATCAATAGTGAAGAATTCGCCCAAGCTTTTGAAGCTGGGGTTCAGACAGCTTATAAGGCAGTAATGAAACCTGTTGAAGGAACCATCTTAACGGTTGCAAAAGATGCAGCAAAGCAAGCGGTTTCATCAGCAGCAAACCACCAAGACCTTATTCAGGTAATGGAAGAAATCGTTACGGAGGCCAATGCTTCATTAAAACGTACACCGGATCTTCTTCCGGTCCTAAAAGAAGTGGGAGTCGTAGACAGCGGCGGGCAAGGGTTAGTGTTTGTATATGAAGGCTTCCTTGCTGTGCTGAAAGGTGAGGCACTTCCAGTCCGTTCTGCTAATGGCCCAAGTATGGATGACATGATCAATGCCGAACACCATATGAACGTACAAGGGCATATGAATACGGAAGATATCTTGTATGGTTACTGCACGGAATTCATGGTCCGATTGGAAAGTGAAAAACTTGCCAATAAATCGTTTGATGAAGAAAAATTCCGAAATGATTTAAGTGAATACGGAGATTCCTTATTAGTCATCTCTGATGATGAAGTTGTCAAAGTACATATTCACTCTGAACAGCCTGGCACGTGCCTGAATTATGGACAGCAATACGGTAGTTTAATCAAACTGAAAATCGATAATATGCGTGAACAGCATACTGCGATAGTAGGTGAATCGAATACATCGCTTCAAACGAAACCGTCAACCAAAGAGAAGTACGGTGTAGTGTCCGTAGCTATGGGTGCTGGCATAAGCGAGTTATTCAAAAGCATCGGCGCTAAGTCTGTCATCGAAGGCGGGCAAACGATGAATCCTAGCACGGAAGATATTGTTAAAGCGGTTGAAGAGGCATATGCAGATCATGTCATCATCTTGCCTAACAATAAAAATATCATCATGGCGGCCAATCAAGCTGCAGATGTACTTGGTGATCATGTGACTGTTATACCAACGAAAACGGTACCACAGGGAATGGCAGCATTGTTGGCTTTCAACCCTTCACTAGATGCTGAAGAGAATAAAAAAGCGATGATTGAAGCTCTTTCGCATGTGAAAACGGGCCAGATTACTTATGCTGTGCGGGATACCAGCATTGACGGCCTTGCAATTGAGACCGGTGACTTCATGGGAATCGCTGAAGGAACCATCAAAGTCAAGGATAAAGACATGACTCAAGCGGCAAAAGACCTTCTCTCCGATATGATTGACGAAGAATCCGAAATCCTTACCATTTTATATGGAGAGGATGCAACGGCAGAAGATGTCGAAGGTCTTGTTGCGTTTTGTAATGAGAATTTCGAAGACGTTGAAGTTGAAGTCCATAATGGGAAACAACCTTTATATTCTTTCATTTTTTCAATTGAATAA
- a CDS encoding Asp23/Gls24 family envelope stress response protein, which yields MSIELQTKYGQIDISNDVIATVAGGAAVDCYGIIGMASKKQFKDGIAEILRKENFTKGVIVRQEEEEVHIDMFIIVSYGTKISEVAHNVQSKVKYTLNKTVGLAVDSVNIFVQGVRVTNP from the coding sequence ATGTCTATCGAATTACAAACGAAATATGGACAAATTGATATCTCTAATGATGTTATCGCTACTGTAGCAGGCGGCGCAGCTGTGGATTGCTACGGAATTATAGGAATGGCTTCCAAAAAACAATTTAAAGACGGCATTGCCGAAATTTTAAGAAAAGAAAACTTTACTAAGGGTGTAATAGTCCGTCAAGAAGAGGAAGAAGTTCATATCGATATGTTTATTATCGTAAGTTATGGAACGAAAATCTCGGAAGTTGCTCATAATGTGCAATCAAAGGTAAAATACACTTTGAACAAAACTGTAGGATTGGCTGTTGATTCCGTTAACATTTTTGTACAGGGTGTTCGTGTGACGAACCCTTAA
- the rsgA gene encoding ribosome small subunit-dependent GTPase A — MPEGKIIKALSGFYYVLDGEEVYQCRGRGVFRKNKVTPLVGDYVVFQAENKTDGTVTEIKPRKNELIRPQISNVDQAILVFSAVEPEFSPALLDRFLVLIEDNEIEPIIVVTKLDLVTSENQQKLSQYIKDYQKLGYTVLETSSVTAGGIEGLVPYLEGKTSVFAGQSGVGKSSLLNAINPELALKTDDISSHLGRGKHTTRHVELIHIGSGLVADTPGFSSLEFMEMEAERLSYCFPEMHKHGEDCKFRACLHDKEPKCAVKGAVDSGEIPLYRYEHYMQFLEEIRDRKPRY; from the coding sequence ATGCCCGAAGGAAAAATTATCAAAGCATTAAGTGGATTTTATTATGTCCTTGATGGAGAAGAGGTCTATCAATGCCGGGGACGGGGAGTATTCAGGAAAAATAAGGTAACTCCACTTGTAGGTGATTATGTTGTTTTTCAAGCGGAAAATAAAACGGATGGGACCGTTACCGAAATAAAACCGCGAAAGAATGAATTGATCCGACCGCAAATATCAAATGTAGACCAAGCCATCCTAGTCTTTTCGGCAGTAGAACCTGAATTCAGTCCAGCTTTGCTTGATCGATTTCTCGTACTAATTGAAGATAACGAGATCGAACCCATTATCGTTGTGACCAAACTTGACTTGGTTACTTCTGAAAACCAGCAGAAATTGTCTCAGTATATCAAGGACTACCAGAAACTTGGCTATACTGTACTGGAGACATCTTCAGTTACCGCTGGAGGCATTGAAGGACTAGTACCGTATTTAGAAGGAAAAACGAGTGTATTTGCCGGTCAGTCCGGTGTTGGGAAATCGTCTTTGTTGAATGCAATCAATCCTGAATTGGCTTTAAAGACAGATGATATTTCGTCACACCTAGGACGTGGGAAGCATACCACCCGCCATGTTGAATTGATTCACATTGGCTCTGGGCTTGTCGCGGATACACCAGGTTTCAGTTCACTTGAATTCATGGAAATGGAAGCTGAACGGTTATCCTATTGCTTCCCGGAAATGCATAAGCATGGGGAGGACTGTAAATTTCGGGCTTGTCTGCATGATAAAGAACCGAAGTGCGCTGTGAAGGGTGCGGTGGATTCCGGGGAAATTCCACTTTATCGATATGAGCATTATATGCAATTCTTAGAGGAAATCAGAGATAGAAAGCCGAGGTATTAA
- the pknB gene encoding Stk1 family PASTA domain-containing Ser/Thr kinase, which yields MLIGRRINGRYKLIEMVGGGGMANVYLARDMILDRDVALKILRMDFNNDEEFIKRFNREAQSATSLAHPNIVSIYDVGEEESIYYIVMEYVDGFTLKQYIQKYYPIPVDKALDIMKQITAAISHAHHNGIIHRDIKPQNILIDKEGTVKITDFGIALALSATNITQTNAVLGSVHYLSPEQARGGMANKKSDIYSLGIVMFELLTGRLPFSGESAVSIALKHLQSETPSPKRWNSEIPQSVENIILKATAKDSYYRYESVDSMEDDIRTSLNPERSNELPFAIPEDHDATKAIPVITDDQLSSIDETIIRGPEKNTLVYADDGESGSEAESKSKKQKKQKKQKKQKTKSEQKDKKRKKMPAILVTTFLVLALLAVLSVTVLPSLFGSKEVTIPDLKGKELDDAITELLKLDLVIGDTIGIEDEEVDADLVIKTNPKAGKTVKAGAEVNIYQSIGKETISLSSYEGRDYSDVKSLLDKMGFKNIIVTEKYDDSAPGTIIEQRPSGATDIVPSETELELTVSKGEDLLSLKNLTGFNETGLNDYSSDSGIKVDVEKEVYDDSVAEGLVISQSPEPGTKVERGGTVKVVLSKGKEEIPPKKVTEEIKIEYDPVEPGKAQKIQIFIEDINNSMTEPKETFFIVENAKRTIELTVSPDKKAGYKVMRDNQVIIDQAVSYPE from the coding sequence ATGTTGATTGGTAGAAGAATCAACGGCCGTTATAAACTGATCGAGATGGTCGGTGGCGGCGGTATGGCGAATGTTTACCTTGCAAGGGATATGATTTTAGATAGGGATGTTGCATTGAAAATCCTTCGCATGGATTTTAATAACGACGAAGAGTTCATCAAGCGCTTCAATCGGGAAGCTCAATCGGCAACCAGTTTGGCCCATCCCAATATCGTAAGCATTTATGATGTCGGTGAAGAAGAGTCCATCTATTATATTGTAATGGAATACGTGGACGGTTTTACACTTAAGCAATACATACAAAAATATTATCCCATTCCAGTTGATAAAGCCTTGGATATCATGAAGCAAATCACGGCAGCTATTTCCCATGCCCATCATAATGGGATCATCCATCGTGACATCAAGCCACAGAACATTTTGATTGATAAAGAAGGAACCGTCAAGATTACGGACTTTGGAATTGCATTGGCCCTGAGTGCAACAAATATAACTCAGACTAACGCAGTCTTAGGCTCTGTTCATTATTTATCTCCAGAACAGGCTAGAGGCGGAATGGCCAATAAAAAGTCGGACATTTATTCACTTGGCATCGTCATGTTTGAATTACTGACGGGGAGATTGCCTTTTTCGGGTGAATCTGCCGTTTCGATAGCTCTTAAACATTTACAATCGGAAACTCCTTCGCCAAAACGCTGGAACTCTGAAATACCTCAGAGTGTGGAAAATATCATCTTGAAAGCGACAGCCAAAGATTCATATTACCGCTATGAGAGCGTAGACTCAATGGAAGATGACATTCGGACGTCACTTAATCCTGAACGTTCAAATGAACTGCCTTTTGCGATTCCTGAAGATCATGATGCGACCAAAGCCATCCCTGTCATTACGGACGATCAGCTTTCAAGCATAGATGAGACTATCATTAGAGGTCCGGAAAAAAATACTTTAGTCTATGCGGATGATGGGGAAAGTGGATCAGAAGCAGAGAGTAAATCGAAGAAACAAAAGAAACAGAAGAAACAGAAAAAACAAAAAACGAAGTCGGAACAAAAAGATAAAAAGCGAAAGAAAATGCCTGCCATTTTGGTGACCACCTTTTTAGTACTTGCCCTACTTGCTGTTTTATCTGTCACTGTTTTACCTTCCCTCTTTGGTTCGAAGGAAGTGACGATCCCTGACCTTAAAGGGAAAGAATTGGATGATGCCATTACTGAATTGCTTAAATTGGATTTGGTCATCGGAGATACGATTGGGATTGAAGATGAAGAGGTTGATGCGGACCTTGTGATCAAAACCAACCCTAAGGCAGGTAAGACTGTCAAGGCAGGTGCAGAAGTCAATATTTACCAAAGTATTGGTAAAGAAACGATTTCATTGTCCAGCTATGAAGGTCGAGATTACTCAGATGTCAAATCATTGCTTGATAAAATGGGATTCAAAAACATAATCGTGACCGAAAAATATGATGACAGTGCTCCCGGTACAATCATAGAACAAAGGCCTTCGGGTGCCACTGATATCGTACCATCGGAAACGGAGCTTGAGTTAACGGTCAGTAAAGGGGAAGATTTATTGAGCTTGAAGAACTTAACAGGGTTCAATGAAACTGGCCTTAATGATTATTCCAGTGATAGTGGAATAAAGGTCGATGTGGAAAAAGAAGTCTATGATGATTCCGTTGCAGAGGGGCTTGTCATTTCCCAGTCACCAGAACCGGGTACGAAGGTGGAAAGGGGCGGTACGGTGAAAGTGGTCCTTTCAAAAGGGAAAGAAGAGATTCCTCCTAAGAAGGTAACGGAGGAAATCAAAATCGAGTATGATCCGGTTGAGCCGGGCAAAGCCCAAAAGATACAAATTTTCATTGAGGATATCAACAATAGCATGACGGAGCCTAAAGAAACATTCTTTATCGTGGAAAATGCCAAGCGAACGATCGAATTAACGGTTTCCCCGGATAAGAAAGCAGGATATAAAGTCATGCGGGATAATCAGGTCATCATCGACCAGGCCGTCTCTTATCCAGAATAA